The stretch of DNA gacgcattcagacattcaagacttataaagctgattatataaggtgtgtttttcaccccgcaaaatgctttgcttttgcAAAATGCGGGCTTTTCAGAAAAAGACACTAGTGTTTCCACAGTCATACAGTATAAAGGTACTTCATATAAAAAAGGGCCTTTCCTTGTGTTAAATAATGAAGAGTCCATGGAGTTTGGAGAGcttcttattattttaattcaacATGATTCAGCTGTGTATTTTGTGATAGATGTACATGAAGCTGACTATCTTTCTAAATACCATCTGTACTCAGTGACAAAAGGGAATTCAAGGTTGCAATGTCTTTATATTAATGATCTGGTAGATTTTTATCCATTAACATCATATATTGTTAATAATCACCAAGTAATTCCCCTGAAACACAGTGTGCTGTCTAAATAAACCACAGTAATTAAATATGTTTAGCAGTCATAGAATTTTGACATGTGTTCTTTAAATAAATTGATAAAACACTATttggaaaaatacaaaaatgacgGCAGTTTCCCCATGTTAGATCCAAAGAAATTATAAGTTCTCACTGACACATACTCAGAGTAGACATTTCTCTTGTTGTGTCAGTTGaccaatttattttatttttttttaaatgacatctTTCATTTCTAATATTGAAAACTTGTGTCTTTCTTCCTTGAATCTAGAGATGACTGACACAGAGCAATGATTACTGCGCACTGTCATTTATGAGGTGTTACCTGACCATCCAGAGGTGACAAAAGATATCCTAGAGGAGACCTTACAATCCCTTGGGGTGGAGACATATTATGACTTTCAGTTTATCACGGCAGCTGATTTGCTGTCAGCGCTGAGGCCAGTTCAAGCCCGTAAAGTTGTTGGAAGCTGAGATATTCAGGTATGTCATTAGAGAATGCAGCCACTTCTCAAAGTAGCCTGCATTGAAAAGTCAATTATAAGCAGTAAAAGGCTTAGAAATGTTCATATTGTGTTCTtgatatgtttgtgtatgtttttgctaCTCAAGGAATGGAGGAGGAATGGCCATTTTTGTTCAGTGAGCTTGGCATGGTGGTTCACTTCAAGGAGCTCACTGGAATTGGACTtaaagagacttttacacaaaATGTGGATATGAAGGGGAAACGACTTCTGAACTACAGGAAGACTGTTTTTGTCAACCAGAACAAAAAGGCTGTGTTAAAGCATAAAACAACAGTGGGATAGGTGAGTGGATGCTCAGAAGACATCAAAGGGATGGTGTTGCTTCTATTGTCCTACTTTGATGAGAAGGAAGACATGATGTTCTGTTATGTGGATGACATGTGCCTTGCTGGAGAAGTACAGATGGACCAAGTTCCCTTGACTCCCACCATTGCTGTCAGACTTTAGTAAAATGgagttgttttattaaaaccataGAGTTAAAGACTCTATTCTCTGGGACACCCTAAATATATGAGACTGTGCTCATTTATATGAGTAATTAAATGTTTAGATGTATGAGTATATCATTTATGTAAGCTGGAACTTTTGAAggactgtatatatatttgtattaattaataaagtttattaaaaaaaaagaaaagaaaaaaaaagtaagttaactttcttgctctttcattttttttcttttcagtgtttcttttcatgtttgttttcatacttgtttttttccttttcctcgTTTTCTTTCACCTTTTCTGTCTCTGACACATTCAGATTACACATGTTTTGTTAATGTACGCTCTTAAGTTTGTTTCTCAGCACTAAGCCTGCATGcttaaaagcattttaattcacccttaaatatctaaaaatttatacatttatactaAATTAATTACACCCAGACTCTCGTATTCATCTCACACCAtgtacaccacacactcatctcACAAGCCATACATATGcattcacaaacacatatagacgacatacacaccacacacattttttttttttttaccagcgAAACACGCTcttaaaaaaacagcttttcaTGTATTCAGTACATTGTAAATGTAACCATGGTCACAacgatacatatatatgtacGCAGGCCCAGGCTAACTAGGCTCCTGTACTCTGTACTCGCACGTGTGCTTTACTCGGTCCGCGAGAACTCATTTTTCAAATAGTAAACGAAGCTCTCGGCCACTTGCGTTTCGTCCACGTTTTGGCCCGGGCTCTTGTCGAAGTTGCTGCGGAGACTTTCGAATGGTCAAGCCAGCGTTTGTCGCCGTTTTCCACCGATATTCGAGACAAATGAGCCATCTCTCGTTGGAATAGGCGGTGGAGCGACACACATTTGACAGCGCCATGTGAAACGAGGCTTCGCTGCGCGGCTGTTCCCGGTCTCCAGTCACACGGGAGAGACTGCTTTAGACGGACGCGTGGTTAAATTATCGGCAAATTGCTCCGCTATTTCTATTTCTGTCGCTAAAAGCCGAGAGAAAACACAAGTGAGAGCGTATAAGTGAGACACGGCTGCAGAGCGAGCGCCAGATTGAGTCTTCACCGTTCTCATGTATCTTATAAGAGCCGTCCCCTCGGCAGGGAGGGGAGGTTCCTCAGAACAAAtccgtttgtgtgtttattcGCTACCGCTACTCAGCAAAAGCAGAAAGATGGCAGAAGTCGCTCCAGCGCCCGCCGCAGCCGCTCCGGCCAAAGCACCCAAGAAGAAAGCTGCCGCTCGCCCTAAAAAGAGCGGCCCTAGCGTTGCCGAGCTCATCGTCAAGGCCGTGTCGGACTCCAAGGAGAGGAGTGGCGTGTCTCTGGCCGCGCTGAAGAAAGCCCTCGCCGCCGCCGGCTACGACGTGGAGAAGAACAACTCCCGCGTCAAGGTGGCCGTCAAGAGCCTGGTGACCAAGGGCACTCTGCTGCAAACCAAAGGCACCGGCGCGTCTGGCTCTTTTAAGCTCAACAAGAAGCAAACCGAGACCAAGAAGAAACCAGTCAAAAAGGTGGCGCCTAAAGCTAAGAAGCCTGTCGCCAAGAAACCTGCCGCGGCTAAGAAGCCCAAGAAGGTAGCGGCAAAGAAGCCTGCTGCCGCCAAGAAATCCCCGAAGAAGGTGAAGAAGCCTGTGGCCGCCAAGAAAGTGGCCAAGTCCCCCAAGAAGGCAAAGAAGCCCGCGGCCCCCAAGAAGGCAGCCAAGAGCCCCAAGAAGACAAAGACGGTCAAACCCAAAGCAGCGAAGCCCAAGGCGCAGAAAGCGAAAAAGGCTGCCCCCAAGAAGAAGTAAATGTAGTTTTTCTTCGCTTTTCAGTCCTTTACAGTACAAAAcggctcttttaagagccaACCACGTTTTCACCCAGAAAGAGCTGCATTTTCAGTTAGTGAGTGTGAAGCATGAAGCAGTAATTGGAGCTTTTTATTTTAGTAGTAGCACCACATCAGATTTTAAGGAGTTGTACATGTTTAACAATAAGGTCAATTTCCTCTTGTCTCTTTCTGTACTGTGAATGATTCAGAAAAATACATTAGTCTATGTTCATAAACAATAATTACTCATCATACAACAAAGATCCCTGCTGGTATTTTAATACAGATAAACTGACTTCAACAGATTATACAAAAGGGATCCACTAAGAATAACGGATCATTTGGGGATTTCAAACATGTTTtggaagtaaatgtaaaactCATGTATTTATGAAGCCTGAGCAATGCTTCAGTGCTTATGTAACCCTGATCTCCTTGCGAAAGCTGAATAATCACGGATTcttacattttcttctttttaaatattctttatAAGCATCTAAGCATCACACTACGACCACAATACGTCAGGACAGTACCTTTTCTTTAAAGATATATACCATTAGATTCAAAGTACATACCATAAAAAACTcttttacttacacacacagtaaagttatgtgtaatatatatgtatgtatatgacTGTGCTGTTATGATTTTACTTTAATAAAGTTGGTTtaaaaaggggagagagagtgagagagtgagtgagtgagtgtgtggggggtACTTGGATAGGAAAGTGTTTCATGTCCCTGCTCTGACTGGCTGTTTAAGAGCCGTTGCATGTAGCCAATAGGAACGCAGATGGTTTTTCTATATAGGGAGCGCACGGAGACCAAAGCGTTTTACTACAGTTTTCTTAATCGACGTAACTGTACCATTAAGATGAGTGGAAGAGGTAAGACCGGTGGAAAGGCAAGAGCCAAGGCCAAGACTCGTTCATCCCGGGCTGGATTGCAGTTCCCTGTTGGCCGTGTTCACAGGCTTCTGCGCAAGGGAAACTATGCCGAGCGTGTTGGTGCAGGCGCTCCTGTCTATTTGGCGGCTGTGTTGGAGTATCTGACCGCTGAGATTCTGGAGCTGGCTGGGAATGCTGCCCGCGACAACAAGAAGACCCGTATCATTCCTCGTCACCTGCAGCTGGCCGTTCGTAACGACGAAGAGCTCAACAAACTGCTCGGAGGAGTGACGATCGCTCAGGGTGGAGTGTTGCCCAACATCCAGGCTGTGCTCTTGCCCAAAAAGACCGAGAAAGCGGCCAAAACCAAGTAAACTGTCGGTCCACTTCTCCAGAATCACCCAAaggctcttttaagagccaccCACTTTTGCAAAAA from Hoplias malabaricus isolate fHopMal1 chromosome 5, fHopMal1.hap1, whole genome shotgun sequence encodes:
- the LOC136696292 gene encoding histone H2A, which produces MSGRGKTGGKARAKAKTRSSRAGLQFPVGRVHRLLRKGNYAERVGAGAPVYLAAVLEYLTAEILELAGNAARDNKKTRIIPRHLQLAVRNDEELNKLLGGVTIAQGGVLPNIQAVLLPKKTEKAAKTK
- the LOC136696523 gene encoding histone H1-like, which codes for MAEVAPAPAAAAPAKAPKKKAAARPKKSGPSVAELIVKAVSDSKERSGVSLAALKKALAAAGYDVEKNNSRVKVAVKSLVTKGTLLQTKGTGASGSFKLNKKQTETKKKPVKKVAPKAKKPVAKKPAAAKKPKKVAAKKPAAAKKSPKKVKKPVAAKKVAKSPKKAKKPAAPKKAAKSPKKTKTVKPKAAKPKAQKAKKAAPKKK